A genomic segment from Phragmites australis chromosome 6, lpPhrAust1.1, whole genome shotgun sequence encodes:
- the LOC133920502 gene encoding sucrose transport protein SUT5-like isoform X2 — MEDGRGDSKEAARRIEWTTMNLENGGERGVGNGNGRKPMNIFRLFLACMVSGGIQYGWALQLSLLSPYSQTLGISHSYVSLTWICGPIAGFVVQPIVGYYSDRCTSTIGRRRPFILAGCLIICISVMLIGFSADIGRHLGDTKEHCSTFTGSRWAAAAVYIVGFWFLDFANNTVQGPARAMMADLSAGQHGPNVGQAIFSLWMALGSVLGYLSGANAKWHEWFPWLKTAACCDACANLKGAFLTAVVLIIISMAVTMSLAAEERLNKDDVDASSGGGCCSAFADLFKSLKNLPPSMFKVLAVTAVTWLSWFPFFQYNTDWMGREIYHGLPQGTGGKADTFNAGVREGAVGLLFCSIALGVTSFLIPKLCRKLTSRVVWAISNLLVFVFLTVMVVVGMVSMKGYKASLTAGLTGPDPTLKGIALAVFALIGIPQAVLFSVPWAVASEVAAEEGGGQGLTIGVLNIAIVVPQLVIALTAGPIDGAFNKGNTPAFGIGAAFAVICAVLALVLLPKTRGMSSAAVMAGGH, encoded by the exons ATGGAGGACGGCAGGGGTGACAGCAAGGAGGCGGCCAGGCGCATCGAGTGGACTACCATGAACTTGGAGAACGGCGGCGAGAGGGGCGTTGGCAATGGCAATGGCCGGAAGCCGATGAACATCTTCCGGCTCTTCTTGGCCTGCATGGTCTCCGGCGGCATCCAGTATGGCTGGGCGCTGCAACTTTCCCTCCTCTCGCCCTACTCTCAG ACTCTTGGGATTTCGCACAGCTACGTTTCCCTGACATGGATCTGCGGGCCTATTGCTGGATTTGTG GTGCAACCCATCGTCGGTTACTACAGCGACCGATGCACCTCGACgatcgggcggcggcggcccttcATCCTTGCTGGATGCCTCATCATCTGCATCTCT GTGATGCTCATCGGCTTCTCGGCGGACATCGGGCGGCACCTCGGCGACACCAAGGAGCACTGCAG CACGTTCACCGGCTCCCGctgggccgccgccgccgtgtacATTGTTGGCTTCTGGTTCCTCGACTTCGCCAACAACACCGTCCAG GGACCGGCTCGCGCGATGATGGCCGACCTATCCG CTGGGCAGCACGGCCCTAACGTTGGCCAGGCGATCTTCTCCCTGTGGATGGCTCTCGGCAGCGTCCTCGGCTACTTGTCCGGCGCCAACGCAAAATGGCACGA GTGGTTCCCTTGGCTCAAAACCGCGGCGTGCTGCGACGCTTGCGCCAACCTTAAGGGCGCCTTCCTGACTGCAGTC GTCCTCATTATCATCAGCATGGCGGTGACCATGTCCCTCGCCGCCGAGGAGCGGCTCAACAAGGACGACGTCGAcgcctcctccggcggcgggtGCTGCTCCGCGTTCGCCGACCTCTTCAAGAGCCTCAAGAACCTGCCTCCCTCCATGTTCAAAGTGCTCGCCGTCACGGCCGTCACCTGG CTCTCGTGGTTCCCGTTCTTCCAGTACAACACCGACTGGATGGGCCGGGAGATCTACCACGGCTTGCCGCAGGGCACGGGCGGCAAGGCCGACACATTTAACGCAGGCGTCCGCGAGGGCGCCGTCGGCCTCCTCTTCTGCTCCATCGCGCTCGGAGTCACCTCCTTCCTGATCCCCAAGCTGTGCCGGAAGCTCACGTCCAGGGTCGTCTGGGCCATCAGCAACCTGCTGGTGTTCGTCTTCCTGACGGTGATGGTCGTCGTCGGCATGGTCTCCATGAAGGGCTACAAGGCCTCTCTCACCGCTGGCCTCACCGGGCCCGATCCCACCCTCAAGGGCATCGCGCTCGCCGTCTTCGCGCTCATCGGCATTCCCCAGGCC GTGCTGTTCAGTGTCCCATGGGCCGTCGCGTCCGAGGTCGCCGCCGAGGAGGGCGGAGGCCAAGGCCTCACCATTGGCGTCCTCAACATCGCCATCGTCGTTCCACAG CTGGTGATCGCGCTCACCGCCGGCCCAATCGACGGAGCCTTCAACAAGGGCAACACGCCGGCCTTCGGCATCGGCGCCGCCTTTGCTGTGATCTGCGCGGTCCTGGCGCTCGTCCTGCTCCCAAAAACGAGAGGCATGTCCAGCGCCGCCGTCATGGCGGGCGGGCACTGA
- the LOC133920502 gene encoding sucrose transport protein SUT5-like isoform X1, translating into MEDGRGDSKEAARRIEWTTMNLENGGERGVGNGNGRKPMNIFRLFLACMVSGGIQYGWALQLSLLSPYSQTLGISHSYVSLTWICGPIAGFVVQPIVGYYSDRCTSTIGRRRPFILAGCLIICISVMLIGFSADIGRHLGDTKEHCSTFTGSRWAAAAVYIVGFWFLDFANNTVQGPARAMMADLSGERNHLIHLLLMFELDRVRARLKLVMLNVLCNAAGQHGPNVGQAIFSLWMALGSVLGYLSGANAKWHEWFPWLKTAACCDACANLKGAFLTAVVLIIISMAVTMSLAAEERLNKDDVDASSGGGCCSAFADLFKSLKNLPPSMFKVLAVTAVTWLSWFPFFQYNTDWMGREIYHGLPQGTGGKADTFNAGVREGAVGLLFCSIALGVTSFLIPKLCRKLTSRVVWAISNLLVFVFLTVMVVVGMVSMKGYKASLTAGLTGPDPTLKGIALAVFALIGIPQAVLFSVPWAVASEVAAEEGGGQGLTIGVLNIAIVVPQLVIALTAGPIDGAFNKGNTPAFGIGAAFAVICAVLALVLLPKTRGMSSAAVMAGGH; encoded by the exons ATGGAGGACGGCAGGGGTGACAGCAAGGAGGCGGCCAGGCGCATCGAGTGGACTACCATGAACTTGGAGAACGGCGGCGAGAGGGGCGTTGGCAATGGCAATGGCCGGAAGCCGATGAACATCTTCCGGCTCTTCTTGGCCTGCATGGTCTCCGGCGGCATCCAGTATGGCTGGGCGCTGCAACTTTCCCTCCTCTCGCCCTACTCTCAG ACTCTTGGGATTTCGCACAGCTACGTTTCCCTGACATGGATCTGCGGGCCTATTGCTGGATTTGTG GTGCAACCCATCGTCGGTTACTACAGCGACCGATGCACCTCGACgatcgggcggcggcggcccttcATCCTTGCTGGATGCCTCATCATCTGCATCTCT GTGATGCTCATCGGCTTCTCGGCGGACATCGGGCGGCACCTCGGCGACACCAAGGAGCACTGCAG CACGTTCACCGGCTCCCGctgggccgccgccgccgtgtacATTGTTGGCTTCTGGTTCCTCGACTTCGCCAACAACACCGTCCAG GGACCGGCTCGCGCGATGATGGCCGACCTATCCGGTGAGCGAAATCATCTCATCCATCTACTTCTGATGTTCGAACTTGATCGCGTACGTGCAAGATTAAAATTGGTGATGCTTAACGTTTTGTGCAATGCAGCTGGGCAGCACGGCCCTAACGTTGGCCAGGCGATCTTCTCCCTGTGGATGGCTCTCGGCAGCGTCCTCGGCTACTTGTCCGGCGCCAACGCAAAATGGCACGA GTGGTTCCCTTGGCTCAAAACCGCGGCGTGCTGCGACGCTTGCGCCAACCTTAAGGGCGCCTTCCTGACTGCAGTC GTCCTCATTATCATCAGCATGGCGGTGACCATGTCCCTCGCCGCCGAGGAGCGGCTCAACAAGGACGACGTCGAcgcctcctccggcggcgggtGCTGCTCCGCGTTCGCCGACCTCTTCAAGAGCCTCAAGAACCTGCCTCCCTCCATGTTCAAAGTGCTCGCCGTCACGGCCGTCACCTGG CTCTCGTGGTTCCCGTTCTTCCAGTACAACACCGACTGGATGGGCCGGGAGATCTACCACGGCTTGCCGCAGGGCACGGGCGGCAAGGCCGACACATTTAACGCAGGCGTCCGCGAGGGCGCCGTCGGCCTCCTCTTCTGCTCCATCGCGCTCGGAGTCACCTCCTTCCTGATCCCCAAGCTGTGCCGGAAGCTCACGTCCAGGGTCGTCTGGGCCATCAGCAACCTGCTGGTGTTCGTCTTCCTGACGGTGATGGTCGTCGTCGGCATGGTCTCCATGAAGGGCTACAAGGCCTCTCTCACCGCTGGCCTCACCGGGCCCGATCCCACCCTCAAGGGCATCGCGCTCGCCGTCTTCGCGCTCATCGGCATTCCCCAGGCC GTGCTGTTCAGTGTCCCATGGGCCGTCGCGTCCGAGGTCGCCGCCGAGGAGGGCGGAGGCCAAGGCCTCACCATTGGCGTCCTCAACATCGCCATCGTCGTTCCACAG CTGGTGATCGCGCTCACCGCCGGCCCAATCGACGGAGCCTTCAACAAGGGCAACACGCCGGCCTTCGGCATCGGCGCCGCCTTTGCTGTGATCTGCGCGGTCCTGGCGCTCGTCCTGCTCCCAAAAACGAGAGGCATGTCCAGCGCCGCCGTCATGGCGGGCGGGCACTGA